In Lewinellaceae bacterium, a single window of DNA contains:
- a CDS encoding DUF2147 domain-containing protein: protein MKKKILASCLALMVFAMASQAQPSPVGIWKTIDDETGEAKSHVEIYEKGGKLYGKIAKLLISSPDKLCEKCPGKKKNQPLIGMLVIEELEPYKDYWRKGTIMDPENGNEYGCSIWFENGNANELKVRGKHWTGLYRTQTWYRVE, encoded by the coding sequence ATGAAAAAGAAAATCCTGGCTTCTTGCCTTGCCCTGATGGTCTTTGCTATGGCATCTCAGGCCCAGCCTTCCCCCGTCGGCATCTGGAAAACCATTGACGATGAGACCGGAGAGGCCAAATCCCATGTTGAGATTTACGAAAAGGGCGGCAAGCTCTACGGAAAGATCGCCAAGTTGCTGATCTCCTCGCCCGATAAATTATGCGAGAAATGCCCGGGCAAGAAAAAGAACCAGCCCCTGATCGGCATGCTGGTCATCGAAGAGCTGGAGCCCTACAAGGATTACTGGCGGAAGGGAACCATCATGGACCCGGAGAACGGCAACGAGTACGGCTGCAGCATCTGGTTCGAGAACGGCAATGCAAATGAATTGAAAGTTCGCGGCAAACACTGGACGGGGCTGTACCGGACGCAGACGTGGTATCGGGTGGAGTGA
- a CDS encoding MGMT family protein, with translation MPEPTYYDLVYAVVRRIPRGRVSTYGAIADYLALGAARMVGWALNNSFSGDGVPAHRVVNRKGELSGRNHWPTPTMMQEMLEQEGVKVKDNIVQEFDVLFWHPAEGLGEGFEPF, from the coding sequence ATGCCGGAACCCACGTATTATGACCTGGTTTATGCCGTCGTTCGGCGCATCCCCCGGGGCAGGGTGAGCACCTACGGCGCTATTGCGGACTATCTGGCCCTCGGCGCCGCCCGCATGGTAGGCTGGGCCCTGAACAACAGCTTCAGCGGCGACGGCGTGCCCGCTCACCGCGTCGTCAACCGCAAGGGCGAGCTCAGCGGCCGCAACCACTGGCCGACGCCGACGATGATGCAGGAGATGCTGGAGCAGGAGGGGGTGAAAGTCAAAGACAATATCGTGCAGGAATTTGATGTTTTATTCTGGCATCCGGCGGAAGGGTTGGGAGAGGGGTTTGAGCCGTTTTAG
- a CDS encoding N-(5'-phosphoribosyl)anthranilate isomerase, whose translation MLKTKVKASSVTNLTDARYFAAWDIEWLGFNFDTGSETYIQPQAMQAIKEWVDGVKIVGEFSLQPTEDILKAADLLELEGVQLGMFADATTLQKLHKEEVPVLLEIILETPGELANAASRMKAQAPFVEAFLLNFDKNGIGWAGLGEEARELLKNLCQDYRIILSMDFEAATLEQALELLQPYGINVHGGAEEKVGFKSFDELDELFEALETYE comes from the coding sequence ATGTTAAAGACAAAAGTTAAGGCCAGTTCGGTAACCAACCTGACCGATGCCCGCTATTTTGCTGCCTGGGATATTGAGTGGCTGGGCTTCAATTTCGACACCGGTTCCGAAACTTATATTCAACCCCAGGCTATGCAGGCCATCAAAGAATGGGTGGACGGCGTCAAGATCGTGGGGGAGTTTTCCCTGCAACCAACGGAGGACATCCTCAAAGCGGCTGACCTGCTGGAGCTGGAAGGGGTGCAGTTGGGCATGTTTGCCGATGCAACTACCTTGCAAAAACTGCACAAGGAAGAAGTGCCGGTGTTGCTGGAGATTATTCTGGAAACACCGGGCGAATTGGCAAACGCGGCCAGCCGCATGAAAGCACAGGCGCCCTTTGTGGAAGCCTTCCTGCTCAACTTCGACAAAAACGGCATCGGCTGGGCCGGGCTGGGTGAAGAGGCACGGGAGTTGCTAAAGAATTTGTGCCAGGATTACCGCATCATTCTCAGTATGGACTTCGAGGCCGCCACGCTGGAGCAGGCGCTGGAATTGCTGCAGCCCTATGGCATCAACGTACATGGGGGGGCAGAGGAGAAGGTGGGCTTCAAATCCTTCGACGAGCTGGACGAATTGTTCGAAGCCCTGGAAACCTACGAGTAG
- a CDS encoding T9SS type A sorting domain-containing protein, whose amino-acid sequence MKKLFYGLVAFFILGFTANNQAQDFLNTIAREEGQPLKIQHLEAAFDNWAAGKDLSREKGWKWYARWLHEQTMRANGDGSFGNQEPLFLAAAEKVALEQNRVAGRSPGWMPAGPEDYADVGASYIIRGMGRINCIAFHPTDANTFWVGVAQGGIWKTTNGGQSWMPLDNGLPILRISDIAVNPNNPEEMYVSVGDYAYLGAGLDLDDRKRHTHYGMGVYKTTNGGQNWQATGLTFDQTGRDGSLTRRVFVHPDDGQRLVAAGLFGIRTSGDGGDTWANISDVMIWDIEQNPTNPNILYASTAWVRNLGAGTSGIWKSTDFGQSWTELNTGIPSTNVVQRIELAISPSNPDYVYALACDRSRGFYGLYRTTDSGENWELRSDSPNILHWYGGNSGGGQGTYDLTILVHPEDPGRIYTGGINIWGSEDGGLSWRIASFWVGGGGRQSIHADQHFLAYNPLDEKYYACNDGGVSRTDEIVLGSEDAAQDVDNYLFETQWEDIAGGMQITSFYRLGLSQSKPGDLIAGTQDNSSWLKKDGYWTGIIGGDGMECLIHPENPDILYGSSQYGNIVGSFDGGNDFFSVSGNIPSGNNERAAWTTPFLLEPGNPDVLYVAYTNLYKSENGGDSFQKLSDFPVPALPTSALAVSPADPAYIYLAHRLYFSLGQPSYFWRTRNGGASWDNVTAGLPDDLYFTYTIADDENPNLVWVTVGGFSEGAKVFRSEDGGDNWQNISYNLPNVPANCIVQDPNSLLNAVYVGTDIGVYYLNDEMSEWELYSEGLPNVVVSELEILASEGKLYAATFGRGIWEGNTVDETVGVNNPRFEVLAAQVSPNPNEGAFLLEVEGLPQAQEFFVEMVDITGRRVLQRRESAAGSRFADQYELELPYGLYFLRVTVGKERKVVKFIVE is encoded by the coding sequence ATGAAAAAACTCTTTTACGGATTAGTAGCATTTTTCATTCTGGGTTTTACGGCCAACAACCAGGCTCAGGACTTTCTCAATACCATTGCCCGGGAGGAGGGCCAGCCCCTGAAGATACAGCACCTGGAAGCCGCCTTTGACAACTGGGCGGCTGGGAAAGATCTTTCCCGGGAAAAGGGATGGAAATGGTACGCCCGCTGGCTGCACGAACAAACCATGCGGGCAAACGGCGACGGCAGCTTTGGCAACCAGGAGCCACTGTTCCTGGCTGCTGCCGAAAAGGTGGCCCTGGAGCAAAACCGCGTCGCCGGGCGCAGCCCCGGGTGGATGCCGGCTGGGCCGGAAGACTACGCCGATGTCGGCGCCAGCTACATCATTCGCGGAATGGGGCGCATCAACTGCATTGCGTTCCACCCTACCGACGCCAATACCTTCTGGGTAGGCGTCGCTCAGGGCGGAATCTGGAAGACCACCAATGGCGGCCAGAGCTGGATGCCCCTCGACAACGGCCTGCCCATCCTGCGCATCAGCGACATTGCCGTCAACCCCAATAACCCGGAGGAGATGTACGTATCGGTCGGCGATTACGCCTACCTCGGCGCCGGCCTCGACCTCGACGACCGCAAGCGCCATACCCACTATGGCATGGGTGTTTATAAAACTACCAATGGCGGCCAAAACTGGCAAGCCACCGGCCTTACGTTCGACCAAACCGGGAGGGACGGCTCGCTTACCCGCCGCGTATTTGTACACCCGGACGACGGGCAGCGCCTCGTTGCCGCCGGCCTGTTCGGCATTCGCACTTCCGGGGATGGCGGCGATACCTGGGCCAATATTTCCGACGTGATGATCTGGGATATCGAACAAAACCCCACTAACCCCAACATATTGTACGCCTCCACAGCTTGGGTACGCAACCTCGGCGCCGGCACATCGGGCATCTGGAAGTCCACCGATTTTGGACAAAGCTGGACAGAGCTGAACACCGGCATCCCGTCCACAAACGTGGTGCAACGCATTGAACTGGCCATCTCGCCTTCCAATCCCGATTACGTCTACGCGCTGGCCTGCGACCGGAGCCGCGGCTTCTACGGCCTTTACCGCACCACAGATAGCGGCGAAAACTGGGAGCTGCGCTCCGACAGCCCCAACATCCTGCACTGGTATGGCGGCAACAGTGGCGGCGGACAGGGCACCTACGATCTAACCATCCTGGTGCACCCCGAAGACCCCGGCCGCATCTACACCGGCGGCATCAATATCTGGGGTTCCGAAGACGGCGGGCTGAGCTGGCGGATCGCTTCCTTCTGGGTGGGTGGCGGGGGCCGTCAGAGCATTCATGCCGATCAGCACTTTCTCGCCTACAATCCTCTGGATGAAAAATACTATGCCTGTAACGACGGGGGCGTTTCCCGCACGGACGAGATCGTCCTTGGCTCTGAAGATGCTGCTCAGGATGTAGATAATTACCTCTTCGAAACCCAATGGGAAGACATTGCCGGCGGCATGCAGATCACTTCTTTCTACCGCCTTGGCCTGAGCCAATCCAAACCCGGCGACCTCATCGCCGGCACACAGGACAATTCCTCCTGGCTCAAAAAAGACGGTTACTGGACCGGTATCATTGGCGGCGACGGCATGGAATGCCTCATCCATCCGGAAAACCCCGATATTCTCTACGGCTCTTCCCAGTATGGAAATATCGTAGGCTCTTTTGATGGGGGAAACGACTTTTTCTCGGTGAGCGGGAATATTCCCTCCGGCAACAACGAAAGGGCGGCCTGGACGACGCCCTTCCTGCTCGAACCCGGCAACCCCGACGTATTGTACGTGGCCTACACCAACCTGTACAAATCGGAAAACGGAGGCGATTCATTCCAGAAGCTGTCCGACTTTCCCGTTCCGGCTCTGCCAACGTCCGCCCTGGCGGTTTCGCCGGCCGACCCGGCCTATATCTATCTGGCCCACCGCCTTTACTTCTCCCTCGGGCAGCCCAGTTACTTCTGGCGCACCCGCAACGGTGGCGCCAGCTGGGACAACGTGACCGCCGGGCTGCCGGATGATCTTTACTTCACCTACACCATCGCCGACGACGAAAATCCCAACCTGGTTTGGGTGACCGTGGGCGGGTTTTCCGAAGGGGCGAAGGTATTCCGCTCGGAAGATGGCGGCGACAACTGGCAGAACATTTCCTACAACCTCCCCAACGTGCCGGCCAACTGCATCGTACAGGACCCCAATTCCCTGTTGAATGCCGTTTACGTCGGAACGGATATCGGCGTATACTACCTCAATGACGAGATGTCTGAATGGGAACTCTACAGCGAGGGCCTGCCCAACGTGGTGGTCAGCGAGCTGGAAATTCTGGCCAGCGAAGGCAAGCTCTACGCCGCCACTTTCGGCCGCGGTATCTGGGAAGGCAATACGGTGGATGAAACCGTGGGCGTGAATAATCCCCGCTTCGAGGTGCTCGCTGCGCAGGTGTCGCCCAACCCCAATGAGGGGGCATTTCTGCTGGAGGTGGAAGGGCTGCCGCAGGCGCAGGAGTTCTTTGTCGAAATGGTAGACATCACCGGCCGCCGGGTGCTGCAGCGCCGCGAATCTGCTGCCGGCAGCCGCTTTGCGGACCAGTACGAGCTCGAACTGCCCTACGGCCTGTACTTCCTGCGGGTGACGGTTGGAAAGGAGCGGAAGGTGGTGAAGTTTATTGTAGAATAA
- a CDS encoding SusC/RagA family TonB-linked outer membrane protein, with amino-acid sequence MRKQIPLQLWLMAAMIVLSFQRLGAQEIRVRGAVTSADTGEPLNEASVMAKGTDTKTLTGKDGSFEISVQQSFYTPAPPPVLVFSMAGYETLELKVSGKSKVEVALNAKSSKLSDIILSGTAAGQAQAAMSYSVGAVDEELLGLSAPPYLAASLQGKVAGLLANQVGGQPGQDGYLQLRSATSLANGQQPLLIVDGIYMNGRDALVDINPDDVEKIEVLKGAAAASFYGSQGANGAIQVFTRRGRGLKVGDTRVTYRGEVGYSDVPDAYPVNTATNREVLDPDGPQPVLGSLTADEVYDVPLPNLQDYQNGILFRKGAYQSNYLSVQGRAESTNFMVSAHRMQDEGAIQGFEGYTRHSFRANLEHQLSNRFSLQMSSMYTSSRQELLEPASNGAGSFLANSLLLTPMFGLDAGNEEDDSAYDWDIDNTGMGVTNPLYWRENSRQMLNRRRLMGSVGASYRPKDWLKLSYAASLNRSSQDYEHFVKKGFLSTTPPGLFGAQATAGVDGSNGGAILQSQRVDSYFTSMADATIQKAFSGFNLALRGGFLYEDLTQDYSEGRGENLAFEGVRSLDNAQSNVKASSLMEEAVAYSTFLVGDADYKKKYTFSGLFRREESSLFGPEERWHNYYRVGGAYRLTEDIKMKFFQELKLRAAMGTAGNRPAFGQRFESFELINGVAAKNTLGNDFLKPSRTTEMEVGIDATFLKGFTLEFNYVKSSTEDLILLMPLSGASSFTGQWQNAGAIEATIYEGALHTDFTRLFKIKNRDFRWGLSTTFNRMEQTVTQLGIPAYTTGPGLEHSSLFQVEEGQPLGAMVGEVFATSLGQLQEQVDIDPNEYTLNDLGYVVRKDQAGTPEERPYRLMDEEGNPILETIGNVNPDFRMGFTHIIGYKGLKLYTLFDWKKGGSVYNLTRQYLYGNGRHGDVSRYPDVAAGFFENDGLYNNGAPNNHFVEDGSFFMLREASLSYTLNSQQLQNILGGFVESIQFSLIGRNLFTKTNYSGFHPDVAAVPALEYNLSNRFAGQPGSDARTPKGDPGLFLVDAFNYPLRRSFSFSLQVTF; translated from the coding sequence ATGAGAAAACAAATACCCCTTCAACTGTGGTTGATGGCGGCGATGATCGTCCTGAGCTTCCAACGCCTTGGCGCCCAGGAAATACGCGTGCGCGGCGCCGTCACCTCCGCCGATACCGGCGAACCCCTCAACGAGGCCAGCGTGATGGCCAAAGGAACAGATACCAAAACGCTGACCGGCAAAGACGGCAGTTTTGAGATCAGCGTGCAGCAGAGCTTCTACACCCCGGCTCCGCCGCCCGTCCTGGTCTTTTCCATGGCCGGTTATGAAACCCTGGAATTGAAAGTGTCAGGCAAAAGCAAGGTAGAGGTAGCCCTGAATGCCAAGTCATCCAAACTCTCTGACATCATCCTGTCCGGCACAGCCGCCGGCCAGGCGCAGGCAGCGATGAGCTACTCGGTGGGCGCTGTCGACGAAGAACTGCTCGGCCTGTCGGCGCCTCCCTACCTTGCTGCCAGCCTCCAGGGCAAAGTGGCCGGCCTGCTGGCCAATCAGGTGGGCGGCCAGCCCGGGCAAGATGGCTACCTGCAACTGCGTTCGGCCACTTCCCTGGCCAACGGCCAGCAACCTCTCCTCATCGTAGATGGCATATACATGAACGGCAGGGATGCCCTGGTGGACATCAACCCCGACGATGTGGAAAAGATAGAGGTGCTCAAAGGGGCCGCTGCTGCCTCGTTTTATGGCTCACAGGGCGCCAATGGCGCCATCCAGGTATTCACCCGCCGGGGCCGGGGGCTGAAGGTGGGCGATACCCGCGTCACCTACCGCGGAGAGGTGGGCTATTCGGACGTGCCCGATGCCTATCCGGTCAACACCGCAACCAACCGGGAGGTACTGGACCCCGACGGGCCGCAGCCGGTGCTCGGCAGCCTGACGGCAGATGAAGTGTATGACGTTCCTTTGCCCAACCTGCAGGACTACCAAAACGGCATCCTCTTCCGCAAGGGCGCCTATCAATCCAACTATCTCTCCGTGCAGGGGCGGGCGGAGTCGACCAATTTCATGGTTTCGGCTCACCGGATGCAGGACGAAGGCGCCATCCAGGGCTTCGAGGGGTATACCCGCCACAGCTTCCGGGCCAACCTGGAACACCAGTTGAGCAACCGCTTCAGCCTGCAGATGAGCTCTATGTACACCTCCTCGCGCCAGGAATTGCTGGAGCCTGCCTCCAACGGCGCGGGCAGCTTTCTGGCCAACAGCCTGCTGCTCACTCCCATGTTCGGCCTGGATGCCGGAAATGAGGAAGACGACAGTGCATACGACTGGGACATCGACAATACTGGCATGGGCGTCACCAATCCGCTCTACTGGCGGGAAAACTCCCGGCAGATGCTCAACCGCCGCCGCCTGATGGGCAGCGTGGGCGCCAGCTACCGCCCCAAAGACTGGCTGAAGCTGAGCTACGCGGCCTCCCTCAACCGCTCTTCCCAGGACTATGAACACTTTGTAAAAAAAGGCTTCCTGAGCACCACACCTCCCGGGCTTTTCGGCGCCCAGGCCACCGCAGGGGTAGATGGCAGCAACGGCGGCGCCATCCTTCAGTCGCAACGGGTGGACAGCTACTTCACCTCCATGGCCGACGCCACCATTCAGAAAGCGTTCTCCGGGTTCAACCTGGCGCTGCGGGGCGGCTTTTTGTACGAAGATCTCACCCAGGACTACTCCGAAGGCAGGGGGGAAAACTTAGCCTTCGAGGGCGTCCGCTCTCTGGACAATGCCCAGAGCAACGTCAAAGCGTCTTCCCTGATGGAAGAAGCCGTCGCCTACAGCACTTTCCTGGTGGGCGATGCCGATTACAAGAAAAAATACACCTTCAGCGGGCTCTTCCGCCGGGAAGAGTCCTCCCTCTTTGGGCCGGAAGAACGCTGGCACAACTACTACCGCGTGGGCGGCGCCTACCGCCTGACCGAGGACATCAAGATGAAATTCTTCCAGGAACTCAAACTGCGGGCCGCCATGGGCACGGCGGGCAACCGCCCGGCATTCGGCCAGCGCTTTGAATCCTTCGAACTGATCAACGGGGTGGCGGCCAAGAATACCCTGGGCAATGACTTCCTGAAACCTTCCCGCACCACGGAAATGGAAGTGGGCATCGACGCCACCTTTCTCAAGGGCTTCACGCTGGAGTTCAATTATGTAAAATCCAGCACCGAGGACCTGATCCTGCTGATGCCCCTCTCGGGGGCTTCCAGCTTTACCGGGCAGTGGCAGAATGCCGGGGCAATAGAAGCCACCATTTACGAAGGAGCTTTGCATACCGATTTTACCCGGCTTTTCAAGATAAAGAACCGCGACTTTCGCTGGGGCCTGTCCACCACCTTCAACCGGATGGAGCAAACCGTTACGCAACTGGGCATCCCGGCATACACTACCGGCCCTGGCCTGGAGCATTCCAGCCTTTTCCAGGTGGAAGAAGGGCAGCCGCTGGGCGCCATGGTGGGCGAAGTCTTTGCCACGAGCCTCGGCCAATTGCAGGAACAGGTCGACATCGACCCCAATGAATACACGCTCAACGATTTGGGCTACGTGGTCCGCAAAGATCAGGCAGGCACGCCGGAAGAACGCCCCTACCGGCTGATGGATGAAGAAGGCAACCCCATACTCGAAACCATTGGAAACGTCAATCCGGATTTTCGCATGGGTTTTACCCATATCATCGGCTATAAAGGGTTGAAGCTGTATACGTTGTTCGACTGGAAAAAGGGCGGATCGGTTTACAACCTCACCCGCCAGTACCTCTACGGGAACGGGCGCCACGGCGATGTGAGCCGCTACCCCGATGTAGCCGCCGGTTTCTTCGAAAACGATGGCCTGTACAACAACGGCGCGCCGAACAACCATTTTGTGGAAGACGGCAGCTTCTTCATGCTGCGGGAGGCTTCCCTCTCTTATACGCTGAACAGCCAGCAACTGCAAAACATCCTGGGCGGCTTTGTGGAGAGCATACAATTCAGCCTGATCGGGCGGAATTTGTTTACAAAAACGAATTACTCGGGATTTCACCCCGATGTGGCCGCTGTGCCGGCGCTGGAGTACAACCTGTCCAACCGCTTTGCCGGGCAGCCGGGCAGCGATGCCCGCACGCCGAAGGGGGATCCAGGGTTGTTCCTGGTGGATGCGTTTAATTATCCGCTGCGGCGGTCGTTTAGTTTTAGTTTGCAGGTGACGTTTTGA
- a CDS encoding RagB/SusD family nutrient uptake outer membrane protein: MKRTIHYTLSFLVAFFLAVGCKDIDTLNLNNAGRNDVLATGSDLFKVLDAGYAAWWQGVHGPAPVIALSVAADALTLGMDGFGARRMSAEPRAAYNNRIAENEAYKQIAEGPWYGCLSAAASANDVIAAMKEGISIDKGGPQDESVLAAAHLLRGVSWGYLGLIFDRGLMVDENDAPEATIPFSGYREMIGAAVDELEEAISLAEALGPDFIHTSFNGLTLDAGQFIQLCHSYAARFLAQWPRTEEENLEVSWAAVQAHAEDGLQQDFAPLADGKLWQSYQQYAFAETGKGPFWARVDQRLVAALDRSQPPRYPEVEAQGEAPLANPNAQSNDQRLASDFVFIPFNSFPVEAGEWHFSHYKHNRNQADPDFAGDGFATGPMPAFLAADNQLLLAEALLWQGNMPGAIAALNAGPRVARGGLPPLSAGASEDELLQAIRYERAIELLNTAPMGQWFDRRRLAPRLDFTELDALGGLQYGTPAQLPVPARELQVHKEEPYNFGGEKDPEGVVAVY; this comes from the coding sequence ATGAAAAGGACCATACATTACACCTTATCCTTTTTAGTTGCCTTCTTTCTGGCGGTGGGCTGCAAGGATATCGACACCCTCAACCTCAACAACGCCGGGCGAAATGACGTGCTGGCCACCGGAAGCGACCTGTTTAAGGTGCTGGATGCCGGCTACGCTGCCTGGTGGCAGGGAGTGCACGGGCCTGCGCCGGTTATTGCCCTGTCCGTCGCAGCGGATGCGCTCACGTTGGGCATGGACGGCTTTGGCGCCCGCCGGATGAGCGCGGAGCCGAGGGCGGCTTACAACAACCGCATTGCCGAAAACGAAGCGTACAAACAAATAGCGGAAGGCCCCTGGTACGGCTGCCTGTCGGCAGCGGCCAGCGCCAACGATGTGATCGCGGCCATGAAAGAAGGGATTTCTATCGACAAGGGTGGCCCGCAGGACGAGTCGGTGCTGGCGGCGGCCCATTTGCTGCGGGGCGTCAGCTGGGGCTATCTCGGCCTCATCTTCGACCGGGGGCTGATGGTGGATGAGAACGACGCGCCGGAGGCAACCATCCCCTTTTCCGGGTACCGGGAAATGATTGGCGCCGCCGTCGATGAGCTGGAAGAGGCCATTAGCCTGGCCGAGGCGCTGGGCCCCGATTTCATTCACACCTCCTTCAACGGCCTGACGCTGGATGCCGGTCAGTTCATCCAGCTCTGCCATTCCTACGCCGCCCGCTTTCTGGCCCAATGGCCGCGCACCGAAGAGGAAAACCTGGAAGTAAGCTGGGCGGCCGTACAGGCTCACGCCGAAGATGGCCTGCAACAGGATTTTGCCCCGCTGGCCGACGGCAAGCTGTGGCAGAGCTACCAACAGTACGCCTTCGCCGAAACCGGCAAGGGCCCGTTTTGGGCAAGAGTAGACCAGCGGCTGGTCGCCGCCCTCGACCGCAGCCAGCCGCCGCGTTACCCGGAAGTGGAAGCGCAGGGCGAGGCCCCGCTGGCGAACCCCAACGCCCAATCCAACGACCAGCGCCTGGCCTCCGATTTTGTCTTCATTCCCTTCAACAGTTTCCCGGTAGAGGCCGGCGAGTGGCATTTTTCTCATTATAAGCACAACCGCAACCAGGCCGATCCCGATTTTGCCGGCGATGGTTTCGCTACAGGCCCCATGCCCGCCTTCCTGGCGGCCGACAACCAACTCCTGCTGGCGGAGGCGCTGCTTTGGCAGGGCAATATGCCCGGCGCCATTGCCGCGCTCAATGCCGGCCCCAGAGTGGCCCGGGGAGGCTTGCCGCCTCTTTCCGCCGGCGCCTCCGAGGACGAGCTGCTGCAGGCCATCCGCTACGAGCGCGCCATCGAATTGCTCAACACGGCGCCGATGGGGCAGTGGTTCGACCGCCGCCGCCTGGCTCCCCGGCTGGACTTCACGGAGCTGGATGCGCTGGGAGGCCTGCAATACGGCACTCCGGCCCAACTGCCGGTGCCCGCCCGCGAGCTGCAGGTGCACAAGGAGGAGCCTTACAATTTTGGCGGGGAGAAGGACCCGGAGGGGGTGGTGGCGGTGTATTAG
- a CDS encoding CHAT domain-containing protein produces MNVLFLSFANSREQPLPSLQQEEEGIYKTLSTRALKQHFLLHRDAYATLARISEYLVLYRDHITIFHYSGHAGRDRLLLAEEETAHAGGIAHLLGQCPRLKLAVLNGCSTQGQVQRLLDAGVPVVIATSAPVEDEKASRFGQRFYQGLESQLSIGEAFEMAAGEVLAADSSISIRRQLGFREAKEGPLWGIFYKEEQAGLLDEKLPAHIPPVLPEDFQPNRRLTAGLWDILAPYSKKIRLQKMMEEEGDAIEEGDKHVAILNSLPRPVAEHLRKLMAPVEAEKEGYDKVSEARLRQIAQAYEATMEFLAYILLAQLWEARFEAEAPPPPEPLLELIRRFLALQRAERAGYDFEPLLLALHEALEEQGVPFFVSELERLRQFFREEEGFRDACFFMNVLRKKLEQDAVAPYELADMCIRGEESLLALFRQLGFLAKYTLAAVKHIDVLHYRHLKDTRFSHAMVKLMRVFGKLQEEQFIINRFLFNRSVLLLKEEEENGQPATRELSLAPFIIDENAFELKTDLSKLYFFSHYKAGSDSYCYKHINRPGDPLLEVSAGKYELVKAQFDTFREMLALG; encoded by the coding sequence ATGAACGTCCTCTTCCTCAGCTTTGCCAATAGCCGCGAGCAGCCGCTGCCCAGCCTGCAGCAGGAGGAAGAAGGCATTTACAAGACCCTTTCCACGCGGGCGCTGAAGCAGCACTTCCTGCTGCACCGCGATGCTTACGCCACCCTCGCCCGCATCAGCGAATACCTGGTCCTTTACCGGGATCACATCACCATTTTTCACTACAGCGGCCACGCCGGGCGCGACCGCCTGCTGCTGGCAGAAGAAGAAACCGCGCATGCCGGCGGCATCGCCCACCTGCTGGGGCAATGCCCCCGGCTGAAGCTGGCAGTGCTCAACGGCTGCTCCACCCAGGGGCAGGTGCAACGGCTGCTGGACGCGGGCGTGCCCGTCGTCATCGCCACCAGCGCGCCGGTGGAGGATGAGAAGGCCAGCCGCTTCGGCCAGCGCTTCTACCAGGGGCTGGAAAGCCAGCTCTCCATCGGGGAAGCCTTCGAAATGGCCGCCGGGGAAGTGCTGGCGGCGGACAGCAGCATCAGCATCCGCCGTCAACTGGGGTTCCGGGAAGCAAAAGAAGGGCCGCTTTGGGGCATTTTTTACAAAGAGGAGCAGGCTGGGCTGCTGGACGAAAAACTGCCGGCGCATATCCCCCCCGTCCTTCCGGAGGATTTCCAGCCCAACCGCCGCCTCACCGCCGGGCTGTGGGACATCCTGGCGCCCTACAGCAAAAAAATCCGCCTGCAAAAGATGATGGAAGAGGAAGGCGACGCCATCGAGGAAGGCGACAAGCACGTGGCCATCCTCAACAGCCTGCCGCGGCCAGTGGCCGAACACCTGCGCAAACTGATGGCGCCGGTGGAGGCGGAAAAGGAGGGCTACGACAAGGTGAGCGAGGCCCGCCTGCGGCAAATAGCCCAGGCTTACGAGGCCACCATGGAGTTTCTCGCCTACATCCTGCTGGCGCAGCTGTGGGAGGCCCGCTTTGAAGCGGAAGCGCCGCCGCCGCCGGAGCCGCTGCTGGAATTGATCCGCCGGTTTCTTGCCCTGCAGCGGGCGGAGCGGGCGGGCTACGACTTCGAGCCGCTGCTGCTGGCGCTGCACGAGGCGCTGGAGGAACAAGGCGTTCCTTTTTTCGTGTCCGAACTGGAGCGGCTCCGGCAGTTCTTCCGGGAAGAAGAAGGCTTCCGCGACGCCTGCTTCTTTATGAACGTGCTGCGCAAAAAGCTGGAGCAGGACGCCGTAGCGCCCTACGAGCTGGCCGATATGTGCATCCGGGGCGAGGAAAGCCTGCTGGCCCTTTTCCGGCAGCTCGGCTTCCTGGCGAAGTACACCCTGGCGGCGGTGAAACACATCGACGTGCTGCACTACCGCCACCTGAAAGACACCCGGTTCAGCCACGCCATGGTGAAGCTGATGCGCGTCTTCGGCAAGCTGCAGGAGGAGCAGTTCATCATCAACCGCTTCCTCTTCAACCGCTCGGTGCTGCTGCTGAAAGAGGAGGAGGAAAACGGCCAGCCGGCCACCCGCGAGCTGAGCCTGGCGCCCTTCATCATCGACGAGAACGCCTTCGAGCTGAAGACGGACTTGTCGAAGCTGTACTTCTTCTCTCACTACAAGGCCGGGAGCGACAGCTATTGCTATAAGCACATCAACCGCCCGGGCGATCCGCTGCTGGAAGTGTCGGCGGGGAAGTATGAGCTGGTAAAGGCGCAGTTTGATACGTTTAGGGAGATGTTGGCTCTGGGGTAG